A single window of Montipora capricornis isolate CH-2021 chromosome 14, ASM3666992v2, whole genome shotgun sequence DNA harbors:
- the LOC138032787 gene encoding uncharacterized protein codes for MRPILSAKQTYNYALAKWLDTKLKPLSLNRYTISDIFEFTNEIQNMEIANGDILVSYDVSSLFTNVPLDETIEILANRAFTNNWFNVTYDLNLTKMDLVDLLRVATKEQLFQFNGALYEQTDGVAMGSPLGPLLANVFMTSIEENLERQGKLPSFYRRYVDDTLTIMPNMAAASSFLDTLNLAHSSVKFTMETESNGMLPFLGTQLLNRSPRIETKVYVKPTNSGLLLHFQSNVDNRYKNGLLRTMLDRAHRLSSSWSHFSDECDRLKSVFSRLKYPKQLVNSTIKRFVDSKVCDQPRPLSTAQETDNMVRVVLPFKDQNSAEFVKKQLKDLSLKVNKTIQPVFTSRKIEQELKVKEAKPPIINQQCVVYKFQCDLCDEGYVGYTRGHLHNRVKGHKQQSSAIARHYKNAHGSIPRDLLKRFEVLKKCKNKFDCLVYEMLFIRTLKPSLNVQSDSIRAKVFL; via the coding sequence ATGCGCCCTATTCTATCAGCAAAGCAAACATACAACTACGCGCTGGCTAAATGGCTTGACACTAAACTTAAGCCTTTGTCTTTGAATCGGTACACAATATCTGACATATTTGAATTTACGAACGAAATTCAAAACATGGAAATAGCAAACGGTGACATTCTGGTTTCGTATGATGTGTCTTCCCTGTTCACAAACGTACCCTTGGATGAAACGATAGAGATACTCGCGAACAGAGCTTTCACCAACAATTGGTTTAACGTAACGTACGACTTGAATTTGACGAAAATGGACCTTGTTGACCTTCTCAGAGTAGCTACAAAAGAACAACTTTTCCAATTCAATGGAGCCTTGTATGAACAGACTGATGGTGTGGCCATGGGTTCTCCCCTTGGCCCCTTGCTCGCTAATGTTTTCATGACCTCAATCGAAGAAAACCTCGAACGACAAGGAAAACTCCCTTCGTTCTATCGAAGATATGTAGACGACACCCTGACCATCATGCCGAATATGGCGGCAGCATCTAGCTTTCTAGACacattaaaccttgcacattcaTCCGTAAAATTCACCATGGAAACTGAAAGCAATGGTATGTTGCCATTTCTGGGAACTCAGTTACTGAATCGATCTCCCCGGATAGAGACAAAGGTCTACGTAAAACCCACGAATTCAGGTCtccttctgcattttcagagCAATGTTGACAATCGGTACAAGAATGGCTTGCTGAGAACTATGCTCGATCGAGCACACCGTTTATCATCTTCTTGGTCACACTTCTCAGACGAATGTGACCGTTTGAAGTCAGTTTTCTCACGCCTAAAGTACCCGAAACAACTCGTAAATTCCACTATCAAACGCTTTGTTGACTCAAAGGTCTGCGACCAAccgcgacctttatcaacagccCAAGAGACGGATAACATGGTTCGAGTagtcttgccatttaaagaccaaaattcagcagaatttgtaaaaaaacaacttaaggatttgagcctgaaagtaaacaaaaccatccagcctgtatttaccagcagaaaaattgaacaggaactgaaagtgaaagaggcaaagccgccgatcataaatcagcagtgtgttgtatataaatttcaatgtgacctttgtgatgaaggttatgtaggctacacacgcggacatttacacaatcgtgtaaagggacataagcaacagtcctcggctattgccagacactataagaacgcacacgggtcgatccctcgggacctgcttaaacgctttgaggtgctcaaaaaatgtaaaaacaaatttgattgcttagtgtatgaaatgttatttataagaacacttaagcctagcctcaatgtgcaatcggattccattcgtgctaaagtattcttatag